From the Helicoverpa armigera isolate CAAS_96S chromosome 16, ASM3070526v1, whole genome shotgun sequence genome, one window contains:
- the LOC110379363 gene encoding uncharacterized protein LOC110379363, with translation MATFMKVTCLAILLSSTHAGYLHGNPHHAPPSSLGSGGYHSYAPSFSPSSFPAGSLPSATYSGAGLIGGGHSHGSAVLDSSLSGSHGHHGLGGGSGIIGGGAVLGGSSLGSSGLGGYGFGHGGSSLGSGVGLGGASLAGGAIGGGPAFASSIGSGVIKGSGLSGVVNGGGVIGGPGFAGGATGGGPGLSGGANGVFGGPGFAGGPIGGGVIGGPSIGGDAIGAGVIGGPGLTVPGGQSPPPGAKAPVIEEIHGLANGNGAPTQYRVREEPYQVFREVTHRVPQPVPYPVPQRVEIPVPQPYPVQVPVVRNVPVPVVKVQQVKVDKPVPYPVEKIVKVPYERVVEVQVDNPVPVEKIVKVPVVKVVKVPVPVVKTYAVPHVKTVHHQAHQSHGHSNHGSHGGHSSGWSSW, from the exons ATGGCTACTTTT ATGAAAGTGACTTGCTTAGCCATCCTATTGAGCAGCACTCACGCCGGATACCTTCATGGGAATCCCCATCATGCACCGCCAAGCAGCTTAGGATCTGGTGGATACCATTCTTACGCACCCAGCTTCTCACCTAGCAGCTTCCCTGCTGGATCATTACCGTCGGCTACATACTCCGGAGCGGGATTAATAGGCGGTGGCCACTCACATGGCAGTGCCGTCCTGGACTCTTCACTGTCTGGATCTCATGGCCACCACGGTCTTGGTGGAGGATCAGGAATTATTGGCGGTGGCGCTGTCCTCGGCGGATCGAGCCTCGGAAGTTCCGGACTGGGTGGATATGGATTCGGTCACGGTGGATCCAGCCTTGGAAGTGGTGTTGGGCTCGGGGGAGCAAGTCTAGCTGGTGGTGCCATTGGCGGCGGTCCCGCTTTCGCCAGCTCCATTGGAAGTGGAGTTATTAAAGGTTCTGGATTATCGGGTGTCGTAAATGGCGGAGGTGTTATTGGCGGTCCTGGTTTCGCTGGTGGTGCCACTGGAGGTGGACCCGGATTATCTGGTGGCGCAAATGGTGTTTTTGGCGGTCCCGGTTTCGCTGGTGGCCCCATTGGTGGCGGTGTTATTGGCGGTCCTAGTATCGGTGGTGACGCAATTGGCGCCGGCGTCATTGGCGGTCCTGGTTTAACTGTGCCTGGAGGTCAATCCCCACCACCCGGCGCTAAAGCTCCAGTTATCGAAGAAATCCATGGTCTTGCCAACGGCAATGGTGCTCCTACTCAGTACCGCGTTCGTGAAGAACCCTACCAAGTCTTTAGGGAGGTGACCCACAGAGTTCCACAGCCCGTGCCTTACCCCGTGCCCCAGAGAGTTGAAATCCCCGTACCGCAACCCTACCCCGTTCAAGTGCCAGTTGTCAGGAATGTTCCCGTGCCAGTCGTGAAGGTTCAGCAAGTCAAAGTAGACAAGCCGGTGCCCTACCCTGTTGAAAAGATCGTGAAGGTCCCTTACGAGAGAGTTGTAGAGGTGCAAGTTGACAACCCTGTGCCAGTAGAGAAGATCGTTAAAGTGCCAGTCGTGAAGGTAGTCAAAGTGCCCGTCCCCGTTGTGAAGACATACGCCGTGCCTCACGTGAAGACTGTGCACCACCAAGCCCACCAGAGCCACGGCCACAGCAACCACGGTAGCCACGGTGGCCACAGCAGCGGTTGGTCCAGCTGGTAA